The nucleotide sequence CTACGTGGACGACCACACCCAGCCGGTGCGCGAGGAGCTGTTCCAGCTGCTGGAGTCGCTGCTGCCGCGCTGCCCCTCACTGCGCGCCGTCACCTTCGAGGGGGACGGGCATCCGCCAGAGGTGGCGCTCGTCTCGCTGCGCCGCCTTCGCAAGCTCGTCCCCGCGGGTGAGCGCCCGCCACTGACGCTGCGCGCGCCCCGCGACGTCACCGTGCCGCCGCTGACGGGCGACAGCAAGCCGTGGGAGTTGTTCGACGCGGGCTATGGCGCCGCGCCGCCCACCTCCGTGGAGGACGTGGAGGGAACGCTGGCCGACCTCGACTTCCGCTTGGCCGTAGTGGCGGAGACGTTGGACCGGGACTGGCCGCTCACGCGCCTGCTGCTCGCGGGGACGCGGGACGGGCTGGCGGCCTTCACCGGCTCGCGCGAGTTCCGGGGGCTGTTCGGTGGGGGAGGGCGCTCGCTGGGGCAGGCCTTCGCCGTGTGGGCCATGCGCCGGCTGCGCGAGCAGCCCGACGAGGGCGGCTCCGCGGCGCTGGCGCTGGAGATGCTGCTGCCCACGCTCTTCATGCGGCGGGTGCCCGCGCCAGGGCCCGGGCACGTGGGCCTGGTGGAGGAGGTGAGGCCGGGCTCGCTCCCGGCGGACCTGTCCGAGCTGGTCTTCGCCGCGCGCGCCGTGCGCCGCCATCTCACCGCGCGTGCGTGGGCCTGCGGCACGCTGGAGGTGTCCGGCCTGGAGACGCTGGCCCAGGTGGCGCGCAGGCCGGGCCCCGGGCCCTGGCACTTCGTCGTCCGGCGCCGGGCCGCGGGTCACGAGGTGGTGACGGTGACGCCTGGACTGGCCGAGTGGCTTCGGAAGCTGACCTTCCTGCCCATGCCCGTGGAGCAGGTTCCTCCCGGGTTGCTCGCCGAGGCCCAGGGGCGCGGGCTGATCCGCCGGGGGTGATTCGTCTGGAATCGGACTGGAGCCTTGCGCTGGCCCGCCCGGTAGGGTAGTCCGCGCGACCATGGCGTCCCCCCTCGTCGTCGGCATTGCGGGTGGCACCGCGTCCGGCAAGACCACCGTGGCCCGCAAGGTCCGTGAGGCACTGGCCGACTGTCGCGTGGCCTTCATCGATCAGGACTCGTATTACCGGGACCTGAAGGACCTCCCGCTCGCCGACCGGCGCGAAGTGAACTTCGACCACCCGGACGCGTTCGACACGGAGCTGCTCGTCCAGCACCTGCGCGAGCTGAAGTCCGGCAAGGCCATCCAGAAGCCCGTCTACGACTTCGTCACGTCGTCGCGCCAGCCGCGCACCATGCGGGTGGACCCCGGGGACTTCATCCTCATCGAGGGCATCCTCGTCCTGCACATGAAGGAGGTGCGCGACGAGATGGACGTGAAGATCTACGTGGACGCGGACGACGACCTGCGCATCCTTCGCCGCCTCACCCGCGACATCAAGGACCGCGGCCGCGACTTCGACCACGTGGTGAGCCAGTACCTGCGCCACGTGCGCCCCATGCACATGGGCTTCGTGGAGCCGTCCAAGCACTTCGCGGACATCATCATCCCGCACGGCGGCAACAACGAGATAGCCATCGGCATGCTGGTGGGCGCCCTGCGCGCGAAGCTCTCCGGCACTCCGCCCACCGAGTAGTCCGGTCAGCAGCGCCGCAGGAAGTCGCTGAGCGGCACGTGCAGCCGCTCCGCGTCGTCCAGCAGCGCGCCGTGGTCCCCCGGTCCCGGCAGCTCCAGGAAGCGGGCGCTCACGCCCGCCGCGCTCAGCAGGTGGTACGTGTCCCGCACCCGGTTCACCGGCGCCAGCGCGTCCGTGGCCCCGGCCACCAGCAGCACCCGCGCGCGAATCTGCGAGAAGCAGTCCGCCACGTCGCTGCCCGCGTAGGCCGAGCACAGCATCGCCCAGGACACCGGGTCGAACACGTCGGCGAAGGCGTCCGCCTCCGCCTCCAGCGCCCTCCGTGCCGCCTCGGCGTCCGGCCAGCGCGCGGCCAGGTGCTCGCGCCCGTACAGCAGCTTCTGGAAGTCCAGGCGCAGCCGGCGCATCGTCTTGTGCGGCATGGCGTCAGGCCCGTAGAGGCCCTCACGGAAGTCCGGGTCCGCGCGCAGCAGCTGCCACGCCATGCCCAGCTTCTCGCGCACGCCCTCCGGCAGCGCGCGCGCCGTGCCCAGCGTCACCACGCCGCCCGCCAGCTCCGGGAAGAGCGCGGCCAGCCGCAGCGCCACCTTGCCGCCCAGTCCCACGCCCACCAGCGCGCGCACCCGGGTGAGTCCCAGCGCGCGCAGCGACGCGGACACCCCGCGCGCCATGTCCAGCACGGTGAGGGGCGGAAGGTTGAGGCCCCAGCGCTCACCCGTCGCCGGGTCCACCGAGGCAGGCGACGTGGTCCCGAAGGGACTGCCCAAGAGCCCCGGCACCACCACCGGCATGCTCTCCGGGTCCAGGGCCAGGCCCGCGCCCACCAGGGCCCTTGCCCACCCGGAAGGCTGGTAGGCGCTGTCCTCCTCCGGCCCCAACGCCCGGTGCGAGTGGGACAGGTCGTGCAGCAACACCACCGCTTTGCCGTCGGACGGTTCCCCGTAGGTCTGCCAGGCCACCTGGGGATTGCCCAGCAGCTCCCCCTCCTCCAAGGGAAGCGGCACGGAGAACAGGTGGGTGCCGGTGGCCTGGATCACGGTGGGGAATTTTCATATCACTGCCAGCTCCAACGCACAGGAGCCAGCCTCGTGAAGCGCTACTTCGGAGTCATCGTCATCATCGCGGGCGTGCTGCTGGCCGCCGTCATGAGCTACCGCACCGCCAGCACCAGGGCCCGGGAGGCGCAGCGTGAAGCGGACGCGCAGCGCATCCAGGCGGAGTACCTGGAGCGCGTCGGCTGGATGCGCACCAACCCCAACGACGCGGCCTACCGCGACGAGCTGAAGCCCTTCTTCAAGACGTACTTCCAGCAGGTGGATGACCACCTGACCCAGTTCGCCGGCAACAAGCAGTTCGACGGCTACCTCCAGGAGCTGGAGAAGCGCGCCGAGGCGAGCAAGGACGAGCGCGCCGGAGACAAGAAGGCCTTCTACGAGTACACGCGCAAGACGTTCGACAGCCTGCGCGAGGGCCGCTACAGCCCGGTGTGGACGGCCACGGACAAGGGCATGCGCCTGGACGTGGTGTCCTCCGACGTGGTGATGGTGATGGGCAAGCCGCAGGTGCGGCTGCAGCTGGCGCTCTGGGGCGCGCAGCGCTCGCTCAAGGACGAGGGCAAGGTGCGCAAGATGGTGACCAGCGCCACCTTCGACACGGTGTGGAAGCTCACCGACGCGAAGGGGAAGCTGCTGGGCGAGATGCGCGGCGCCGACCCGTCCATGAAGGTGGACCACCCGGAGCGCTTCGTGGCGCAGTTCCCCCCGCAGATGGTGCTGGGGCACTACGACCTGGACCTGATGCCCAACGAGGTGTCGAAGATGGAGATGACCATCAACGTCTCCTCGCGCTCGGCCTCGGGCGGCGACGCGACGGCCACCTACCTGTGGAAGCTGGACGTGCCCTCCGAGTGGAAGCTGGGCGCCGGCGAGTCCTGGGAGGGCGCCACCCAGGAGGAGCGTCCCGAGGAGGAGATCGACCCGAAGTCGGCGAAGAACGAGTAGCCGTCCGCCGGGGAGGGTGAGCGCGAGAGGCCCCCGCGCTCACTCCACCACGGTGAAGTGTGAAGCGAGCCGGTACGCGGACAGCGTGCCGGCGTCGTCCAGGAAGTAGAGGTTGAGGCGCACGTCCGCCTGGAGCGCGACGAGCCCCACGCCCACCCGGACCTCCGCGAGCACCTGCCCGCCGCGCGGGTCCACTGCCCGGACCCGCTCCCCCGGCACCAGCGTCACGCCCCGCGCGGTGCGGGCCGGCAGCGCGCCGATGAGCGGCTCGCCCGCGGCCCCCACGCGCCAGTCGACGGTCCCCGAGGCGGACACGCGCGCGGCGGCCCCGGAGGCGCTCGTCACCACCACCGCGCGAGGCAGCGGCGCCAGCGCATAGGGCCCCGGCCCCAGGTTCAGGGGGCGCTCCCAGACGCGGCGCCCCTTCGAGTCCAGGCACAGCAACGTGCCTTCGCGCTCGCGCTCTCCGGCGAGGAAGACGCGGTTGCCCACCGGCAGCGGCAGGGAGGGGTGGGTGAGGTCGGGCTCGTGTGTCCACACCGACTCGCCGGTGTGCGCGTCCGCGAGCAGCACCGCCCAGTGCGAGCCCCGCCCCAGCATGGCCAGGAAGCGCCGGCCCCACGGCACCGGCGCGCAGTGGAAGGGCATGGGCGCGCGCATCCGGTAGCGCACCTGGCCGTCCCCCAGGTCCAGGCCATAGAGGTAGCCCGAGTCCGTGCCCACCAGCGCGCGGTGGCCCTGGGTGGACAGCCAGCTGCGCTGCGTGCGGGGCGGCGCCAGGCGCCACACCTCGCGGCCGGTGGCCTCGGCGAAGGCCACCACGGTGCGGTCCTCGGAGAGGGTGAGCAAGAGCCCGTCCTTGCGCAGCAGCAGCGGGCCCAGGGGGATGCCGTCGTGGTCGTGCAGCCAGCGCGCGCCCGCACCCCGGCCGGTGAAGCCGTACACACGCGTCATGTCCGCCGCCACCGCGTGCCCGTCCGCCGACGCCGCCACGCCCAGGGCCGCCGCGCGCTTCCACAGGAGCGCGCCGTCCTTGCGCGAGAAGGCCGACGCGAGCTGCGGCGCGCAGTACACCGGCCCGTGCCGCCCCAGCAGCAGCCGCGCCTCCTCCGCGTCCGCCAGCCCCCGCTTCTCCCACAGCTTGTCGAAGCGCAGCCGGCGCAGCCGCCCGGGCACCTTCAGCGGCTTCGAGGTGCCCCGGCCCGCGCGGGCCTTTCGCTCGCGGGCCGCGCCCTCGGCCTCGGGGGGCTGCACCGCGCCGCGCAGGTGCGACAGGCCCTCGCGGCAGCGCTCCGCCAGCTCCACCAGGTAGGGGTTGCCCACCTGGGCCCGGTCCGCCTCCGCGAAGGCCGCGGCCAGGGCCTCGCCCAGGTGGAAGAGGGCGCCGGCCAGCGTCTTTCCCTCCAGCGGGAAGGGCGTGCCGGTGCGCCCGGGCTTCGCCTTGCCCGCCTTGAGGTCCAGCACCAGCGCCGGCCGCGCGCCCGCGGGGGCCAGCTCGAAGCGCTCCTCGCCCAGCTCCACCGCGCGGGCCAGCTCCACCGCCTGCCGCGACAGCTCCAGCACCGACAGGAAGGGCGGCCCCGGCACGCGCCAGGCCTCGGGCCGGCCCGGCAGCGACAGCCACACCTCCCCGGCGGCCAGCAGCGGCGCCAGCGTCCCGGCCGTGCCCCGCTCCCCCGCGCGGCCCGAGGCGGCGCCCGCGTCTCGCAGTTCGAAGCCGAAGCCGGGGACTTCAGGCGGCTCCACCCGCTTCAGGGAGGCCGGGCCGGGGGTCTCCTCGGGAGGTCGGCCGGGCCGGCGCAGCGCCTTGAGCGGCTCCCCCAGCGCCTGGGCGACCGAGCTGGACAGCCCCCTGGGGCCCACCCGGGTGACGTCCGCGAGGAAGCGCTCTCCGCCCTCGCGCACCGCCTCGGCCAGCTCCTCCACGTCCACGCGCACCGGGGGCCGCAGCAGCCGGGCGGGGCGGGCGAGGCTGGCCACCAGCAGCTCCACCTCCGGGCCCACCCGCCGCAGCACCAGCTCCAGGTGTGCTTCCGGCAACGAAACCTGGGCAAGCCGCCGCCGTCCGCCATAAATGGCAGCAACTGAGCGCACCAGTGAGGGCACCACTTCTGCTAGAGACTCCTCCACGGCCCCGGACAGAAGGTCCACCCCGTCCAATTCCAGTGCGATGGAATCGAGCGGGGAAGCCGCGGGTTCGCGTTTCCAACGCTGTCCGATGCGTATGCGAGTCATCTTCCGCGGGTCATCTTCCGTTCGTTGACAAGCCAGTTTAGCGATGGCTAGCATCCGCCACCCATACGGACCTACATTTTTGTAACCGTTCGGAATTCTTGGGGAATACTCGATGACATTCTACGAGGCCGCGCTCCGAGTGCTGGAGAGCGAAGGACGTCCCCTCCATTTTCTCGAAATCACTGAGAAGTCCATCCAACAGAGCCTGCTCTCCCACGTAGGGAAGACGCCCGAAGTGACGATGTTGTCGCGCCTTGCTGCCATGGCGCGCCGCACGCGGGATCGCAAGGTGATTGTCACGGCGAAGGACACCTTCGCCCTGGTGGACTGGTCGATTCCCGAGGACGTGGAGGCCCTGGCGCAGACGGGCGTGGTGGAGCCGCATCCGGAAGAGGACCTGCCGCCGCTGCGGCCGGCGGAGCGCCACCCTGAACCTCGCACGGACAACGTGCGGGTGGCGGGCCGTGGCAGCGACCGCAAGCGCCGCCGCGACGAGGACGAGGAGCGGGGAGGGCGCCGCAAGCGCTTCCCGCCCCTGCCGGAGGTGGTGTTCGAAATCCTCAGCGAGGCGGAAGTCGCCCTGCGCACCGAGCAGATCATCGAGCGCGCCCGCACGAAGGAGCTGTGCGCCGAGGAGACGACGGTGGAGGCGGTGCTCACCGCGCTGCTGGAGGACAACCAGCGCCGCATCGACGCGGGCCGCCGGCCGCAGTACGCCTTCAACAAGGACTCCGGCGAGGTGTCGCTGGAGCGCGCGGGCGCGCCGAGCGAGGCCCCGCCGCTGGAGCTGCAGGCCGCCTTCGCACAGGCGCTGGGCATCCCCCTGGAGTCCGGACGTCCGCTGCTGGGCAAGCCGGCCGCCGGAGCCGCCGCCGAGCCGCTGGCGGACGCCACGCTGCTCACCACGCTGCGCACGACGCTCAAGGACGCGCGCCGGGCCGTGGCGCGCGGGCTGCGCAAGCGCCTGGGCGAGCTGGACGTGGGCACGTTCGAGAAGTCCGTGGTGAAGATGATGCACGGGCTGGGCTTCCGCGAGCTGAAGGTGGCCAAGCGTTCCAAGGAAGGCCCCCTGCTCACCGCGCGCAAGCGCGAGGGCAGCGTGGAGCTGCGCTACGCGGTGCGCATGCTGAAGGGCGCGCCGGCCATCGACCGCAAGAGCGTGCAGGAGCTGCGGCGCGACCTGGGCCACTACTCCGCGCAGGTGGGCCTGCTGGTGAGCGCCGGGGACGTGCGCGGCGACGCGCGCACCGAGGCTCAGGCCAACGGCTCGCTGGTGATGCTCTGGTGCGGCGACGCGCTGGGCGAGAAGTTCCTCGAGGCAGAGACGGCCGTCACCGTCACCCGCGTGGAGCTGTACGAGGTCGACGAGAAGTTCTTCGAGGCCGCGAAGCTGGATGCCGAGGAGGCCCAGAAGCGCCGCGAGGAGCGCCAGCGCGAGAAGCAGGCGCGGGGCGAGGGGGAGGAGTCCGCCGAGGGCACCCCGGCCGCCGCCACCGAGCGTGAGCGCCCGCGCGAGAAGCGCCGCCGCGAGCGCGAGGCCCGGGAGGCTCGCGAGAGCGAGGAGACGACCGAGGAGGGGGCCGAGGACGCGGAGACCCCGTCCGCCGGCCCCGCCGAGGCCCGGGCGAGCGCACCCGCCGCCGCGCCTTCCGCGCCTGCCCAGCAGGCGGGCGAGGACGAGGAGGGCGAGGACGACGACGAGGGTGAGGACGACGACCTCGAGGCCGCCAGCGCCTTCGTGGCCGGCGCCCCCCGTCCCGAAGGGGCCGCTGGCGAGGGTGGTGCCGAGGCCGCCGCGGGTGACCGCAAGCGCCGCCGCCGCCGTCGTCGGGGCCGCCGCGGCCGTGGCAACCGTGAGGCGGGTGCCGCCGCGCCGGGAGCTTCTCCCAACGGGGAGGCGGGGACCGCCGCTCCGGGTGGAGAGGCTGCCGCTCCGACGGGTGAGGCCACCGCCGCGCCTGCCACGGGGGAGGGTGGAGCTTCTTCTGAAGCCGTGCCCTCCACGGCCTCCGACGCCGCTGGAGCCACCGAGGCCACCGCCGCTCCCGCCACGGAGCCTGGCGCCGAGCCCGCTATCGAGCCCGCCATCGAGCCTCCCCAGGCCACCGCGCCGGTCGATGCCCCTCCTCCCGTGGAGGAGCCCGCCACGCCTGCCCCCACCGAGCCCGTCCAGGCCGGCGAGTCGCAGGAGGTGCGAGAGGCCCGGGAGCGTCGGGAGACGCCTCCGCCCGCCCCGGGCTCGTCCGAAGGGGGCGAGGGCTGACACGGCCTTCCAGGAGGGGAGGGAATGGCCGGCGCGCTCGCGTCCCAGGTGTTAACCTGGAGGGGCGATGAAGCCGGCCCTGGTGCTCGCCTCCTGCGTCGTCCTGCTCGGTGCCTGTCGTTCGCAGGCGCCGCGCTACCCGGTAGCGCCGGTGGAGGTCTCCGGCGCCACCCTGCGGGACAACGCCCTGCTGGGCCTCGCCCCGGAAGGGGTCGCCGAGCTGTTCACGGAGGCGCTCAAGGCCTCCGGCCGCTTCGAGTCGAAGGCGGAGAAGCCGCCTCGCGAGGCCCCCCGCCCCTGGCGCCTGACGCTGGACGTGCCCTTCACCCGTGAGGTGCTGAAGGACGGCGACCCGCGCAGCTTCGCCGAGGTGGGCGCCAACCTGGAGCTGGAGCGCTTCGGCGGGGACCTTCCCCAGCACTATGAAGTCGTGGGCCTGGGCGAGGCGCCGGTGCTGGAGGACACGCCCGCCGGGCGGCAGGCCGCCATGCGCGCGGCGCTGCAGAATGTGCTGCGCCAGGTGACGGACTCCGCGGTGCTGCAGCTCGCCGCGCTGGAGCGCACCGACGAGGCGCTCGTGCAGGACCTGCGGGCCGACGACTCGCGCATCCGCGAATTCGCACTGCGCACCCTGGCCGAGCGCCAGCACCCCGCCGCCGCGCCGCTGCTCATCGAGCGACTGAAGGAAGCCACCGACGCCGACGGCGTGCGGAAGACCATGGGCGCGCTGGTGGAGATGAAGGCGCGTGTCGCCGTGCCCGTGCTCATCGACCTGGCGCGGGGCCGCGACGTCGGCTTCGTGCAGGAAATCGTCTTCGCCGTGGGCGAGATTGGCGGCCCGGAGGCGGAGGCGTACCTCTATACGGTGGCGCAGGGACACGACGCGCCCGCCGTCCAGGCCGCGGCACAGCAGGCGCTGGACACCCTCTACGCATCACGCAGGCCCCCAACCGCGGAGGCGCGTGGCCCGGACCACGCGGACTGACATCGAGATGAAGCGTTCATTCGGCGTGGGCGGGGTGGCCGTGCTGGCCGCCCTGGTGCTGGGCAGTGGCTGCTCGAAGAATGTGGAGCCGGCCCCCGTGACACGGACTCCCAACGACGTGTCCGAGTACTACCCGCTCGCGGTGGGCAACCGCTGGAAGTACCGCATCAACGGCGCCGAGGACAAAACCGTCACCGTGGAGATCCTCCGCGAGGAGAACGGCTACTTCCACGACAGCGGGAAGGGGCAGCTCGCGGTGGACGGCTACGGCCTGAGGGACGCCAAGCGCTACCTGCTGCGCGGGCCCGTCCAGGAGGGGCATGCGTGGACGAACGTGGTGTCCGTGTCGTCCACGGAGCGCTACCGCATCCTCAAGGCCGGGGTGCCCTGCGAGGCCCCCGCGGGCACCTTCCAGAACTGCGTCCAGGTGGAGGCGCGCAACCGCATCGACGCGGATGCCACGCTGGTCAACACCCAGACCTTCGCCTCCGGCGTGGGCATCGTCCGCATCGAGGTGGACGTGGAGGCCAAGGGCCAGCGCATCCCCCAGGCCCGGCTGGAGCTGACGGAATGGAAGCTCCGTTCCACCGGCGGCGCCGGGCAGGGTGGCGAGGCCCCTCCGGCCGGTTGAAAGCCCGGCCGCCCCTCCGTACCCTGGAGGTCTCAGCCGAGGTGTTGCCATGCCCGTCGAGTCGACCGAGCAGACGCAGGAGGAGCTCATCCTGGGCTTCCTCTCCGAGAGTGGCAGCGACTACACCTCCGGAGAGGCCCTCTCCGGAAAGCTGGGCCTGTCCCGTGCGGCCCTGTGGAAGCGCATGGAAGCGCTGCGCACCCAGGGCTACCGCATCGAGGCGGTGCCGTCCCGGGGCTACCGCCTGGTGAGCGTCCCGGACCGGCTCACCTCGCTGGAAGTGTCCCCGCTGCTCTCCACCCGTGAGCTGGGGCGTGCCATCCACCACCACGACTCGGTGGGCTCCACCAACGAGGTGGCCTTCCGGCTGGCCCAGGACGGCGCCGAGCACGGCGAGGTGGTGGTGGCCGAGCAGCAGACGGCCGGCAAGGGGCGCCGGGGCCGCGTCTGGGTGTCCCCGCCGGGCCTCAACCTGTACTTCTCCGCCATCCTCCGCCCGGAGCTGCCGCCGCAGCGCGCCCCGGAGCTGACGCTGGTGGCCGCCGTGGCGCTGGCGGAGACGCTGCGCGACTGGGGCACCGACGCCGCCATCAAGTGGCCCAACGACGTCCACCTCGACGGGCTCAAGGTGGCAGGCATCCTCACCGAGCTGTCGGCCGAGCCCGAGCGCGTCCACTTCGTCGTGGTCGGCGTGGGCGTCAACCTCAACTCGCGGACCGAGCACTTCCCCGAGGAGCTGCGGTCCATGGCCACCTCGCTGTCCCTGGCCACCGGCAAGCCCGTGCCCCGGGCGCGCTTCGCCGCCGCCCTCTGGACGCGGCTGGAGGAGTGGCTCGACAGGTACCTGGAGGACGGCTTCGACGCGGTGCGTGCACGCTGGAAGGCCCTGTCCTCCACGCTGGGGCAGGACGTGCTGGT is from Pyxidicoccus xibeiensis and encodes:
- a CDS encoding HTH domain-containing protein; this translates as MTFYEAALRVLESEGRPLHFLEITEKSIQQSLLSHVGKTPEVTMLSRLAAMARRTRDRKVIVTAKDTFALVDWSIPEDVEALAQTGVVEPHPEEDLPPLRPAERHPEPRTDNVRVAGRGSDRKRRRDEDEERGGRRKRFPPLPEVVFEILSEAEVALRTEQIIERARTKELCAEETTVEAVLTALLEDNQRRIDAGRRPQYAFNKDSGEVSLERAGAPSEAPPLELQAAFAQALGIPLESGRPLLGKPAAGAAAEPLADATLLTTLRTTLKDARRAVARGLRKRLGELDVGTFEKSVVKMMHGLGFRELKVAKRSKEGPLLTARKREGSVELRYAVRMLKGAPAIDRKSVQELRRDLGHYSAQVGLLVSAGDVRGDARTEAQANGSLVMLWCGDALGEKFLEAETAVTVTRVELYEVDEKFFEAAKLDAEEAQKRREERQREKQARGEGEESAEGTPAAATERERPREKRRREREAREARESEETTEEGAEDAETPSAGPAEARASAPAAAPSAPAQQAGEDEEGEDDDEGEDDDLEAASAFVAGAPRPEGAAGEGGAEAAAGDRKRRRRRRRGRRGRGNREAGAAAPGASPNGEAGTAAPGGEAAAPTGEATAAPATGEGGASSEAVPSTASDAAGATEATAAPATEPGAEPAIEPAIEPPQATAPVDAPPPVEEPATPAPTEPVQAGESQEVREARERRETPPPAPGSSEGGEG
- the udk gene encoding uridine kinase; the protein is MASPLVVGIAGGTASGKTTVARKVREALADCRVAFIDQDSYYRDLKDLPLADRREVNFDHPDAFDTELLVQHLRELKSGKAIQKPVYDFVTSSRQPRTMRVDPGDFILIEGILVLHMKEVRDEMDVKIYVDADDDLRILRRLTRDIKDRGRDFDHVVSQYLRHVRPMHMGFVEPSKHFADIIIPHGGNNEIAIGMLVGALRAKLSGTPPTE
- a CDS encoding biotin--[acetyl-CoA-carboxylase] ligase is translated as MPVESTEQTQEELILGFLSESGSDYTSGEALSGKLGLSRAALWKRMEALRTQGYRIEAVPSRGYRLVSVPDRLTSLEVSPLLSTRELGRAIHHHDSVGSTNEVAFRLAQDGAEHGEVVVAEQQTAGKGRRGRVWVSPPGLNLYFSAILRPELPPQRAPELTLVAAVALAETLRDWGTDAAIKWPNDVHLDGLKVAGILTELSAEPERVHFVVVGVGVNLNSRTEHFPEELRSMATSLSLATGKPVPRARFAAALWTRLEEWLDRYLEDGFDAVRARWKALSSTLGQDVLVRTDRQELRGVAEDIDPSGALLVRTVGGSLERVLAGDVEQLRPRKPRAG
- a CDS encoding DUF692 domain-containing protein, whose protein sequence is MTQADGDTWTLPWRGLGLSSNLSTADVPQPYRLLDEVPGLFDYVEYSAPLSLDEARAHASLFPEMWRRRAEVPVLFHPVHLNLWGPELEPVEDLKALDAHARTVESPWVGNDVGWWHVGGQPFPGYLYFTPPFNEAGLIDCAAHALHVQRHLSVPLVLENPAVLARRGEWHVLDFMARLHARTGLPLLLDLGHLLSHQLSAGLPLDAGLDGFPLDRVIEVHIAGGVVTSRGPRRFYVDDHTQPVREELFQLLESLLPRCPSLRAVTFEGDGHPPEVALVSLRRLRKLVPAGERPPLTLRAPRDVTVPPLTGDSKPWELFDAGYGAAPPTSVEDVEGTLADLDFRLAVVAETLDRDWPLTRLLLAGTRDGLAAFTGSREFRGLFGGGGRSLGQAFAVWAMRRLREQPDEGGSAALALEMLLPTLFMRRVPAPGPGHVGLVEEVRPGSLPADLSELVFAARAVRRHLTARAWACGTLEVSGLETLAQVARRPGPGPWHFVVRRRAAGHEVVTVTPGLAEWLRKLTFLPMPVEQVPPGLLAEAQGRGLIRRG
- a CDS encoding type II secretion system protein — protein: MKRYFGVIVIIAGVLLAAVMSYRTASTRAREAQREADAQRIQAEYLERVGWMRTNPNDAAYRDELKPFFKTYFQQVDDHLTQFAGNKQFDGYLQELEKRAEASKDERAGDKKAFYEYTRKTFDSLREGRYSPVWTATDKGMRLDVVSSDVVMVMGKPQVRLQLALWGAQRSLKDEGKVRKMVTSATFDTVWKLTDAKGKLLGEMRGADPSMKVDHPERFVAQFPPQMVLGHYDLDLMPNEVSKMEMTINVSSRSASGGDATATYLWKLDVPSEWKLGAGESWEGATQEERPEEEIDPKSAKNE
- a CDS encoding outer membrane protein assembly factor BamB family protein, with translation MTRIRIGQRWKREPAASPLDSIALELDGVDLLSGAVEESLAEVVPSLVRSVAAIYGGRRRLAQVSLPEAHLELVLRRVGPEVELLVASLARPARLLRPPVRVDVEELAEAVREGGERFLADVTRVGPRGLSSSVAQALGEPLKALRRPGRPPEETPGPASLKRVEPPEVPGFGFELRDAGAASGRAGERGTAGTLAPLLAAGEVWLSLPGRPEAWRVPGPPFLSVLELSRQAVELARAVELGEERFELAPAGARPALVLDLKAGKAKPGRTGTPFPLEGKTLAGALFHLGEALAAAFAEADRAQVGNPYLVELAERCREGLSHLRGAVQPPEAEGAARERKARAGRGTSKPLKVPGRLRRLRFDKLWEKRGLADAEEARLLLGRHGPVYCAPQLASAFSRKDGALLWKRAAALGVAASADGHAVAADMTRVYGFTGRGAGARWLHDHDGIPLGPLLLRKDGLLLTLSEDRTVVAFAEATGREVWRLAPPRTQRSWLSTQGHRALVGTDSGYLYGLDLGDGQVRYRMRAPMPFHCAPVPWGRRFLAMLGRGSHWAVLLADAHTGESVWTHEPDLTHPSLPLPVGNRVFLAGEREREGTLLCLDSKGRRVWERPLNLGPGPYALAPLPRAVVVTSASGAAARVSASGTVDWRVGAAGEPLIGALPARTARGVTLVPGERVRAVDPRGGQVLAEVRVGVGLVALQADVRLNLYFLDDAGTLSAYRLASHFTVVE
- a CDS encoding alpha/beta fold hydrolase, with the protein product MIQATGTHLFSVPLPLEEGELLGNPQVAWQTYGEPSDGKAVVLLHDLSHSHRALGPEEDSAYQPSGWARALVGAGLALDPESMPVVVPGLLGSPFGTTSPASVDPATGERWGLNLPPLTVLDMARGVSASLRALGLTRVRALVGVGLGGKVALRLAALFPELAGGVVTLGTARALPEGVREKLGMAWQLLRADPDFREGLYGPDAMPHKTMRRLRLDFQKLLYGREHLAARWPDAEAARRALEAEADAFADVFDPVSWAMLCSAYAGSDVADCFSQIRARVLLVAGATDALAPVNRVRDTYHLLSAAGVSARFLELPGPGDHGALLDDAERLHVPLSDFLRRC
- a CDS encoding HEAT repeat domain-containing protein; translation: MKPALVLASCVVLLGACRSQAPRYPVAPVEVSGATLRDNALLGLAPEGVAELFTEALKASGRFESKAEKPPREAPRPWRLTLDVPFTREVLKDGDPRSFAEVGANLELERFGGDLPQHYEVVGLGEAPVLEDTPAGRQAAMRAALQNVLRQVTDSAVLQLAALERTDEALVQDLRADDSRIREFALRTLAERQHPAAAPLLIERLKEATDADGVRKTMGALVEMKARVAVPVLIDLARGRDVGFVQEIVFAVGEIGGPEAEAYLYTVAQGHDAPAVQAAAQQALDTLYASRRPPTAEARGPDHAD